A single Salmo trutta chromosome 14, fSalTru1.1, whole genome shotgun sequence DNA region contains:
- the LOC115147576 gene encoding golgin subfamily A member 7B, which yields MATEFHNLQELRHSASLANKVFLQRDYSEGTICRFQTKFPSELESRIERPLFEDTVKRLNIYYAEAEKMGGQSYLEGCLACATAYLIFLCMETRYEKVLKKIGRYIQEQNEKIYAPRGLLITDPIERGMRVIEISIYEDRGSSGSCSGSSSTSGSSAR from the exons ATGGCGACAGAG TTCCATAACCTCCAAGAGTTGAGGCACAGTGCATCTCTGGCCAACAAGGTGTTCCTGCAGAGAGACTACAGTGAAGGGACCATCTGCCGCTTCCAGACCAAGTTCCCTTCTGAGCTGGAGAGCAGG ATTGAGCGGCCGTTGTTTGAGGACACAGTGAAAAGGTTGAATATCTACTATGCGGAGGCAGAGAAGATGGGAGGCCAGTCCTACCTGGAGGGATGTCTGGCCTGCGCTACAGCCTACCTCATCTTCCTCTGTATGGAGACACGCTATGAGAAG GTGTTGAAGAAGATAGGCAGGTACATCCAGGAGCAGAATGAGAAGATCTACGCCCCCCGAGGTCTACTCATCACTGACCCCATCGAGAGGGGCATGAGGGTT ATAGAGATCTCTATCTATGAGGACCGAGGCTCCAGTGGCTCCTGC
- the LOC115147577 gene encoding protrudin isoform X5, with product MKPGVGACQDPCQGGPGVGDRGDDTLVPLPPKDTPGSPTGSPSELGSPGPRQVATFDLLKMVVSYKRMALFLEPLTDTLELARYLLGWRMPLCSLLVCLLLNILFLTLSEVGWFSVCVLGVSAPAALGYLQDRCGGGASEAEQQKRRCHAVLRKDLQNVQLTRQDAMLEVKDLLKQLDDLLSHACLSAESVYKLLYWESHSESSRFYGGLLAVLMLLYSVPVGWVLACLTTALFLWNRDFCRVVLDLREVVQSGQNPSSEGEMDHTEPNHGSLDRTPTATSLEDLSPGSVEEAEEAEPDDEFKDAIEEDDDVTSDLDTISITSDNGLLSRNEPIRSKVSKLTEKLRKRYPTNNTGNCSSCSAVFSVVKRRRSCSNCGNSFCSRCCSYKVLKACMGVTAPDAQRETVFVCAVCNSTLSK from the exons ATGAAGCCTGGAGTAGGGGCATGTCAGGACCCCTGTCAGGGTGGTCCGGGGGTGGGTGACAGGGGGGACGACACCCTGGTGCCTCTGCCCCCTAAAGACACCCCCGGCTCCCCCACGGGGTCACCCTCAGAGTTGGGAAGCCCCGGCCCCCGCCAGGTCGCGACCTTTGACCTGCTCAAGATGGTAGTGTCTTACAAGAGGATGGCCCTGTTTCTGGAGCCGCTCACTGACACATTGGAACTGGCCCGCTACCTACTGGG GTGGAGGATGCCTCTGTGCTCACTACTGGTCTGTCTACTGCTCAACATCCTCTTCCTCACTCTGAGTGAAG TGGGgtggttctctgtgtgtgttctggggGTGTCTGCCCCGGCTGCCCTGGGTTACCTGCAGGACAGGTGTGGGGGCGGGGCGTCGGAGGCGGAGCAACAGAAGAGGCGGTGCCACGCGGTGCTTCGTAAGGACCTGCAGAACGTTCAGCTCACCAGACAGGACGCCATGCTGGAAGTCAAGGACCT GTTAAAGCAGCTAGATGACCTGTTGTCtcatgcctgcctgtctgctgaGTCTGTCTACAAGCTCCTGTACTGGGAGAGCCACTCTGAGTCCTCTAG gtTCTATGGTGGCCTGTTAGCTGTGTTGATGCTGCTGTATTCTGTTCCTGTGGGCTGGGTGCTGGCCTGTCTCACTACTGCCCTCTTCCTGTGGAACAGAGACTTCTGCAGGG ttgtgttggACCTAAGGGAGGTGGTCCAGTCTGGCCAGAACCCATCCTCAGAAGGAGAGATGGACCACACAGAACCGAACCACGGCAGCCTGGACAGGACTCCCACTGCTACCAGCTtggag GACCTGTCCCCGGGCAGCGTAGAGGAGGCTGAGGAGGCAGAGCCTGATGATGAGTTCAAAGATGCCATCGAG GAGGATGATGACGTTACTTCAGATTTGGACACCATCTCCATCACCTCAGACAACGGTCTGCTGAGCCGCAACGAGCCAATCCGCAGTAAGGTGTCCAAACTGACGGAGAAGCTACGCAAACGCTACCCCACCAACAACACAG GTAACTGTTCTAGCTGCAGTGCAGTCTTCTCAGTGGTGAAGAGAAGG CGGAGCTGTAGTAACTGTGGCAACAGCTTCTGCTCCAGATGCTGCTCATACAAGGTCCTCAAGGCCTGCATGGGTGTCACAg CTCCAGATgcccagagagagacagtgtttgTTTGTGCTGTCTGCAACTCCACCCTCAGCAAGTGA
- the LOC115147577 gene encoding protrudin isoform X4, translated as MKPGVGACQDPCQGGPGVGDRGDDTLVPLPPKDTPGSPTGSPSELGSPGPRQVATFDLLKMVVSYKRMALFLEPLTDTLELARYLLGWRMPLCSLLVCLLLNILFLTLSEVGWFSVCVLGVSAPAALGYLQDRCGGGASEAEQQKRRCHAVLRKDLQNVQLTRQDAMLEVKDLLKQLDDLLSHACLSAESVYKLLYWESHSESSRFYGGLLAVLMLLYSVPVGWVLACLTTALFLWNRDFCRVVLDLREVVQSGQNPSSEGEMDHTEPNHGSLDRTPTATSLEDLSPGSVEEAEEAEPDDEFKDAIEETPLALVEDDDVTSDLDTISITSDNGLLSRNEPIRSKVSKLTEKLRKRYPTNNTGNCSSCSAVFSVVKRRRSCSNCGNSFCSRCCSYKVLKACMGVTAPDAQRETVFVCAVCNSTLSK; from the exons ATGAAGCCTGGAGTAGGGGCATGTCAGGACCCCTGTCAGGGTGGTCCGGGGGTGGGTGACAGGGGGGACGACACCCTGGTGCCTCTGCCCCCTAAAGACACCCCCGGCTCCCCCACGGGGTCACCCTCAGAGTTGGGAAGCCCCGGCCCCCGCCAGGTCGCGACCTTTGACCTGCTCAAGATGGTAGTGTCTTACAAGAGGATGGCCCTGTTTCTGGAGCCGCTCACTGACACATTGGAACTGGCCCGCTACCTACTGGG GTGGAGGATGCCTCTGTGCTCACTACTGGTCTGTCTACTGCTCAACATCCTCTTCCTCACTCTGAGTGAAG TGGGgtggttctctgtgtgtgttctggggGTGTCTGCCCCGGCTGCCCTGGGTTACCTGCAGGACAGGTGTGGGGGCGGGGCGTCGGAGGCGGAGCAACAGAAGAGGCGGTGCCACGCGGTGCTTCGTAAGGACCTGCAGAACGTTCAGCTCACCAGACAGGACGCCATGCTGGAAGTCAAGGACCT GTTAAAGCAGCTAGATGACCTGTTGTCtcatgcctgcctgtctgctgaGTCTGTCTACAAGCTCCTGTACTGGGAGAGCCACTCTGAGTCCTCTAG gtTCTATGGTGGCCTGTTAGCTGTGTTGATGCTGCTGTATTCTGTTCCTGTGGGCTGGGTGCTGGCCTGTCTCACTACTGCCCTCTTCCTGTGGAACAGAGACTTCTGCAGGG ttgtgttggACCTAAGGGAGGTGGTCCAGTCTGGCCAGAACCCATCCTCAGAAGGAGAGATGGACCACACAGAACCGAACCACGGCAGCCTGGACAGGACTCCCACTGCTACCAGCTtggag GACCTGTCCCCGGGCAGCGTAGAGGAGGCTGAGGAGGCAGAGCCTGATGATGAGTTCAAAGATGCCATCGAG GAGACTCCCTTGGCTTTAGTG GAGGATGATGACGTTACTTCAGATTTGGACACCATCTCCATCACCTCAGACAACGGTCTGCTGAGCCGCAACGAGCCAATCCGCAGTAAGGTGTCCAAACTGACGGAGAAGCTACGCAAACGCTACCCCACCAACAACACAG GTAACTGTTCTAGCTGCAGTGCAGTCTTCTCAGTGGTGAAGAGAAGG CGGAGCTGTAGTAACTGTGGCAACAGCTTCTGCTCCAGATGCTGCTCATACAAGGTCCTCAAGGCCTGCATGGGTGTCACAg CTCCAGATgcccagagagagacagtgtttgTTTGTGCTGTCTGCAACTCCACCCTCAGCAAGTGA
- the LOC115147577 gene encoding protrudin isoform X2 has protein sequence MKPGVGACQDPCQGGPGVGDRGDDTLVPLPPKDTPGSPTGSPSELGSPGPRQVATFDLLKMVVSYKRMALFLEPLTDTLELARYLLGWRMPLCSLLVCLLLNILFLTLSEVGWFSVCVLGVSAPAALGYLQDRCGGGASEAEQQKRRCHAVLRKDLQNVQLTRQDAMLEVKDLLKQLDDLLSHACLSAESVYKLLYWESHSESSRFYGGLLAVLMLLYSVPVGWVLACLTTALFLWNRDFCRVVLDLREVVQSGQNPSSEGEMDHTEPNHGSLDRTPTATSLEDLSPGSVEEAEEAEPDDEFKDAIELTQEPLISLQTPLALVEDDDVTSDLDTISITSDNGLLSRNEPIRSKVSKLTEKLRKRYPTNNTGNCSSCSAVFSVVKRRRSCSNCGNSFCSRCCSYKVLKACMGVTAPDAQRETVFVCAVCNSTLSK, from the exons ATGAAGCCTGGAGTAGGGGCATGTCAGGACCCCTGTCAGGGTGGTCCGGGGGTGGGTGACAGGGGGGACGACACCCTGGTGCCTCTGCCCCCTAAAGACACCCCCGGCTCCCCCACGGGGTCACCCTCAGAGTTGGGAAGCCCCGGCCCCCGCCAGGTCGCGACCTTTGACCTGCTCAAGATGGTAGTGTCTTACAAGAGGATGGCCCTGTTTCTGGAGCCGCTCACTGACACATTGGAACTGGCCCGCTACCTACTGGG GTGGAGGATGCCTCTGTGCTCACTACTGGTCTGTCTACTGCTCAACATCCTCTTCCTCACTCTGAGTGAAG TGGGgtggttctctgtgtgtgttctggggGTGTCTGCCCCGGCTGCCCTGGGTTACCTGCAGGACAGGTGTGGGGGCGGGGCGTCGGAGGCGGAGCAACAGAAGAGGCGGTGCCACGCGGTGCTTCGTAAGGACCTGCAGAACGTTCAGCTCACCAGACAGGACGCCATGCTGGAAGTCAAGGACCT GTTAAAGCAGCTAGATGACCTGTTGTCtcatgcctgcctgtctgctgaGTCTGTCTACAAGCTCCTGTACTGGGAGAGCCACTCTGAGTCCTCTAG gtTCTATGGTGGCCTGTTAGCTGTGTTGATGCTGCTGTATTCTGTTCCTGTGGGCTGGGTGCTGGCCTGTCTCACTACTGCCCTCTTCCTGTGGAACAGAGACTTCTGCAGGG ttgtgttggACCTAAGGGAGGTGGTCCAGTCTGGCCAGAACCCATCCTCAGAAGGAGAGATGGACCACACAGAACCGAACCACGGCAGCCTGGACAGGACTCCCACTGCTACCAGCTtggag GACCTGTCCCCGGGCAGCGTAGAGGAGGCTGAGGAGGCAGAGCCTGATGATGAGTTCAAAGATGCCATCGAG TTGACTCAGGAGCCCCTTATCTCCCTGCAG ACTCCCTTGGCTTTAGTG GAGGATGATGACGTTACTTCAGATTTGGACACCATCTCCATCACCTCAGACAACGGTCTGCTGAGCCGCAACGAGCCAATCCGCAGTAAGGTGTCCAAACTGACGGAGAAGCTACGCAAACGCTACCCCACCAACAACACAG GTAACTGTTCTAGCTGCAGTGCAGTCTTCTCAGTGGTGAAGAGAAGG CGGAGCTGTAGTAACTGTGGCAACAGCTTCTGCTCCAGATGCTGCTCATACAAGGTCCTCAAGGCCTGCATGGGTGTCACAg CTCCAGATgcccagagagagacagtgtttgTTTGTGCTGTCTGCAACTCCACCCTCAGCAAGTGA
- the LOC115147577 gene encoding protrudin isoform X6 codes for MKPGVGACQDPCQGGPGVGDRGDDTLVPLPPKDTPGSPTGSPSELGSPGPRQVATFDLLKMVVSYKRMALFLEPLTDTLELARYLLGWRMPLCSLLVCLLLNILFLTLSEVGWFSVCVLGVSAPAALGYLQDRCGGGASEAEQQKRRCHAVLRKDLQNVQLTRQDAMLEVKDLLKQLDDLLSHACLSAESVYKLLYWESHSESSRFYGGLLAVLMLLYSVPVGWVLACLTTALFLWNRDFCRVVLDLREVVQSGQNPSSEGEMDHTEPNHGSLDRTPTATSLEDLSPGSVEEAEEAEPDDEFKDAIELTQEPLISLQDYLRQFSVTRHHDRGQRPVSVCVCVCVAVVCVAQELHEDVERSLDFITCYTGSVTFCWHEQSSNHFIILFSGVSCTFKSRQ; via the exons ATGAAGCCTGGAGTAGGGGCATGTCAGGACCCCTGTCAGGGTGGTCCGGGGGTGGGTGACAGGGGGGACGACACCCTGGTGCCTCTGCCCCCTAAAGACACCCCCGGCTCCCCCACGGGGTCACCCTCAGAGTTGGGAAGCCCCGGCCCCCGCCAGGTCGCGACCTTTGACCTGCTCAAGATGGTAGTGTCTTACAAGAGGATGGCCCTGTTTCTGGAGCCGCTCACTGACACATTGGAACTGGCCCGCTACCTACTGGG GTGGAGGATGCCTCTGTGCTCACTACTGGTCTGTCTACTGCTCAACATCCTCTTCCTCACTCTGAGTGAAG TGGGgtggttctctgtgtgtgttctggggGTGTCTGCCCCGGCTGCCCTGGGTTACCTGCAGGACAGGTGTGGGGGCGGGGCGTCGGAGGCGGAGCAACAGAAGAGGCGGTGCCACGCGGTGCTTCGTAAGGACCTGCAGAACGTTCAGCTCACCAGACAGGACGCCATGCTGGAAGTCAAGGACCT GTTAAAGCAGCTAGATGACCTGTTGTCtcatgcctgcctgtctgctgaGTCTGTCTACAAGCTCCTGTACTGGGAGAGCCACTCTGAGTCCTCTAG gtTCTATGGTGGCCTGTTAGCTGTGTTGATGCTGCTGTATTCTGTTCCTGTGGGCTGGGTGCTGGCCTGTCTCACTACTGCCCTCTTCCTGTGGAACAGAGACTTCTGCAGGG ttgtgttggACCTAAGGGAGGTGGTCCAGTCTGGCCAGAACCCATCCTCAGAAGGAGAGATGGACCACACAGAACCGAACCACGGCAGCCTGGACAGGACTCCCACTGCTACCAGCTtggag GACCTGTCCCCGGGCAGCGTAGAGGAGGCTGAGGAGGCAGAGCCTGATGATGAGTTCAAAGATGCCATCGAG TTGACTCAGGAGCCCCTTATCTCCCTGCAG GACTATCTCAGACAGTTCAGTGTTACACGACATCATGACCGAGGTCAAAgacctgtaagtgtgtgtgtgtgtgtgtgtgttgcagtggtGTGTGTTGCACAGGAGCTACACGAGGACGTGGAGAGAAGCCTAGATTTTATTACCTGCTACACTGGAAGTGTAACGTTTTGCTGGCATGAGCAGAGCTCAAACCACTTCATCATATTGTTCAGTGGTGTGAGCTGCACGTTCAAATCTAGACAATAG
- the LOC115147577 gene encoding protrudin isoform X1 translates to MKPGVGACQDPCQGGPGVGDRGDDTLVPLPPKDTPGSPTGSPSELGSPGPRQVATFDLLKMVVSYKRMALFLEPLTDTLELARYLLGWRMPLCSLLVCLLLNILFLTLSEVGWFSVCVLGVSAPAALGYLQDRCGGGASEAEQQKRRCHAVLRKDLQNVQLTRQDAMLEVKDLLKQLDDLLSHACLSAESVYKLLYWESHSESSRFYGGLLAVLMLLYSVPVGWVLACLTTALFLWNRDFCRVVLDLREVVQSGQNPSSEGEMDHTEPNHGSLDRTPTATSLEDLSPGSVEEAEEAEPDDEFKDAIELTQEPLISLQETPLALVEDDDVTSDLDTISITSDNGLLSRNEPIRSKVSKLTEKLRKRYPTNNTGNCSSCSAVFSVVKRRRSCSNCGNSFCSRCCSYKVLKACMGVTAPDAQRETVFVCAVCNSTLSK, encoded by the exons ATGAAGCCTGGAGTAGGGGCATGTCAGGACCCCTGTCAGGGTGGTCCGGGGGTGGGTGACAGGGGGGACGACACCCTGGTGCCTCTGCCCCCTAAAGACACCCCCGGCTCCCCCACGGGGTCACCCTCAGAGTTGGGAAGCCCCGGCCCCCGCCAGGTCGCGACCTTTGACCTGCTCAAGATGGTAGTGTCTTACAAGAGGATGGCCCTGTTTCTGGAGCCGCTCACTGACACATTGGAACTGGCCCGCTACCTACTGGG GTGGAGGATGCCTCTGTGCTCACTACTGGTCTGTCTACTGCTCAACATCCTCTTCCTCACTCTGAGTGAAG TGGGgtggttctctgtgtgtgttctggggGTGTCTGCCCCGGCTGCCCTGGGTTACCTGCAGGACAGGTGTGGGGGCGGGGCGTCGGAGGCGGAGCAACAGAAGAGGCGGTGCCACGCGGTGCTTCGTAAGGACCTGCAGAACGTTCAGCTCACCAGACAGGACGCCATGCTGGAAGTCAAGGACCT GTTAAAGCAGCTAGATGACCTGTTGTCtcatgcctgcctgtctgctgaGTCTGTCTACAAGCTCCTGTACTGGGAGAGCCACTCTGAGTCCTCTAG gtTCTATGGTGGCCTGTTAGCTGTGTTGATGCTGCTGTATTCTGTTCCTGTGGGCTGGGTGCTGGCCTGTCTCACTACTGCCCTCTTCCTGTGGAACAGAGACTTCTGCAGGG ttgtgttggACCTAAGGGAGGTGGTCCAGTCTGGCCAGAACCCATCCTCAGAAGGAGAGATGGACCACACAGAACCGAACCACGGCAGCCTGGACAGGACTCCCACTGCTACCAGCTtggag GACCTGTCCCCGGGCAGCGTAGAGGAGGCTGAGGAGGCAGAGCCTGATGATGAGTTCAAAGATGCCATCGAG TTGACTCAGGAGCCCCTTATCTCCCTGCAG GAGACTCCCTTGGCTTTAGTG GAGGATGATGACGTTACTTCAGATTTGGACACCATCTCCATCACCTCAGACAACGGTCTGCTGAGCCGCAACGAGCCAATCCGCAGTAAGGTGTCCAAACTGACGGAGAAGCTACGCAAACGCTACCCCACCAACAACACAG GTAACTGTTCTAGCTGCAGTGCAGTCTTCTCAGTGGTGAAGAGAAGG CGGAGCTGTAGTAACTGTGGCAACAGCTTCTGCTCCAGATGCTGCTCATACAAGGTCCTCAAGGCCTGCATGGGTGTCACAg CTCCAGATgcccagagagagacagtgtttgTTTGTGCTGTCTGCAACTCCACCCTCAGCAAGTGA
- the LOC115147577 gene encoding protrudin isoform X3, whose amino-acid sequence MKPGVGACQDPCQGGPGVGDRGDDTLVPLPPKDTPGSPTGSPSELGSPGPRQVATFDLLKMVVSYKRMALFLEPLTDTLELARYLLGWRMPLCSLLVCLLLNILFLTLSEVGWFSVCVLGVSAPAALGYLQDRCGGGASEAEQQKRRCHAVLRKDLQNVQLTRQDAMLEVKDLLKQLDDLLSHACLSAESVYKLLYWESHSESSRFYGGLLAVLMLLYSVPVGWVLACLTTALFLWNRDFCRVVLDLREVVQSGQNPSSEGEMDHTEPNHGSLDRTPTATSLEDLSPGSVEEAEEAEPDDEFKDAIELTQEPLISLQEDDDVTSDLDTISITSDNGLLSRNEPIRSKVSKLTEKLRKRYPTNNTGNCSSCSAVFSVVKRRRSCSNCGNSFCSRCCSYKVLKACMGVTAPDAQRETVFVCAVCNSTLSK is encoded by the exons ATGAAGCCTGGAGTAGGGGCATGTCAGGACCCCTGTCAGGGTGGTCCGGGGGTGGGTGACAGGGGGGACGACACCCTGGTGCCTCTGCCCCCTAAAGACACCCCCGGCTCCCCCACGGGGTCACCCTCAGAGTTGGGAAGCCCCGGCCCCCGCCAGGTCGCGACCTTTGACCTGCTCAAGATGGTAGTGTCTTACAAGAGGATGGCCCTGTTTCTGGAGCCGCTCACTGACACATTGGAACTGGCCCGCTACCTACTGGG GTGGAGGATGCCTCTGTGCTCACTACTGGTCTGTCTACTGCTCAACATCCTCTTCCTCACTCTGAGTGAAG TGGGgtggttctctgtgtgtgttctggggGTGTCTGCCCCGGCTGCCCTGGGTTACCTGCAGGACAGGTGTGGGGGCGGGGCGTCGGAGGCGGAGCAACAGAAGAGGCGGTGCCACGCGGTGCTTCGTAAGGACCTGCAGAACGTTCAGCTCACCAGACAGGACGCCATGCTGGAAGTCAAGGACCT GTTAAAGCAGCTAGATGACCTGTTGTCtcatgcctgcctgtctgctgaGTCTGTCTACAAGCTCCTGTACTGGGAGAGCCACTCTGAGTCCTCTAG gtTCTATGGTGGCCTGTTAGCTGTGTTGATGCTGCTGTATTCTGTTCCTGTGGGCTGGGTGCTGGCCTGTCTCACTACTGCCCTCTTCCTGTGGAACAGAGACTTCTGCAGGG ttgtgttggACCTAAGGGAGGTGGTCCAGTCTGGCCAGAACCCATCCTCAGAAGGAGAGATGGACCACACAGAACCGAACCACGGCAGCCTGGACAGGACTCCCACTGCTACCAGCTtggag GACCTGTCCCCGGGCAGCGTAGAGGAGGCTGAGGAGGCAGAGCCTGATGATGAGTTCAAAGATGCCATCGAG TTGACTCAGGAGCCCCTTATCTCCCTGCAG GAGGATGATGACGTTACTTCAGATTTGGACACCATCTCCATCACCTCAGACAACGGTCTGCTGAGCCGCAACGAGCCAATCCGCAGTAAGGTGTCCAAACTGACGGAGAAGCTACGCAAACGCTACCCCACCAACAACACAG GTAACTGTTCTAGCTGCAGTGCAGTCTTCTCAGTGGTGAAGAGAAGG CGGAGCTGTAGTAACTGTGGCAACAGCTTCTGCTCCAGATGCTGCTCATACAAGGTCCTCAAGGCCTGCATGGGTGTCACAg CTCCAGATgcccagagagagacagtgtttgTTTGTGCTGTCTGCAACTCCACCCTCAGCAAGTGA